From a single Metopolophium dirhodum isolate CAU chromosome 6, ASM1992520v1, whole genome shotgun sequence genomic region:
- the LOC132947767 gene encoding uncharacterized protein LOC132947767, translating to MPPSVNDIERAERSLKRSIVKRDCTVEQFRTLIQLSENIESDSDQKTLFRVRFRDLDSLLTNFHADQDDILDQLIILSREEEFVKSHAPIEAIILDSFYRVQAVAADHHLDADRSVQNISSRSTRSNVQLPKILLPQFNGDLQQWCSYRDTFTSLVHNNDDLSDIERFHYLLSSLSGQPLPVVRSIPFTEVNYIVAWEALHTRFDNKRLLVNYHLDAMFAFCPLTSESVSGLKRFLDTFQQNISAIKALGVDDLAGFLLFYIASRCLDAQSKRLFEAEQHTNETPTIDILLKFVHNRCKILQNSTSTFLPKQTESSKKLHHKSSLFTSNIPDQGQQTSCTMCKDSHFLFQCSKFSSLPVQQRFKVAQSRRLCMNCLSAHHKTSTCQSKHTCRHCAQKHHTLLHLDKSLVKPKSIESSHDSTVSQCAENTSPGNSSNADVTFSGTTYTSSTVVLGTAIVHIRNGLGISGSQISVITNACVTRLGLPRRQCKHTIVGLSHTPVRETKGMTACTIKPELSNTPLISCEPVIMSKITGAMPTVKLNSSIRLIYNDIRFADPQFDVPGPIDFLLGADIHSMILKDGGGVIHTDGIPSVYETLIGWILSGTSVSNDTSKLTSLMLTTEPSIDQLMQSFWSIEEPSPPAVPFTDDDICEEIFSRTTTREENGQYVVSFPFRVNPAELGDSYHMALSRFYNLERKFQRDANLYDEYRKFMVEYEELGHMKPATSKGTYFIPHHAVVKYTGDQLKLRVVFDASAHSTSQLSLNALLYTGPKLQTDIAELLLHSRLHPYMFTADICKMYRQILISQRDRQYQHILWRDSPSKSLCEYELCTVTYGVSVSPYQAIRVLHQLEVDNGQQYPDAKNILSTKTYVDDVITGAESISELVFVQSQLKKLLAHGGFVLKKWASNCAEVLRSIPVEDRTITLSFDLKEESSIKILGLHWEPTSDVFSYHTTASTNTYTKRSILSTIAKLYDPVGALAPITFWAKCFMQQLWQLGLQWDDPLPCDLVDSWRMFSDELPLVEKIKIPRYLPISDLSSVQLLGFSDASEKGYAAVIYLRIVHKDNRISVHFLTAKSKVAPVKTGKCDSAISIPRLELCGALLLAQTMHRVSPIFMQLPNVTKHAWTDSTVVLSWLTTTPTTFKIFVSNRLAKIADLLPSCHWHYVSSGQNPADCVSRGLLPSQAVSMSLYWNGPIFLQSGENTWPIDTYVKLSPSSLPEVKNIGAEISVLTTLSTLTDDWVSRFSSLVRLQKTISYVRRFIRLRLKRLPTRTGTITNTELDESLTCAIRSTQTIYFKGLVKLMQSKNKPIVPRSIAQLVPFVDTEGVIRVGGRLRNAEINVHQQYPVLLPKKCALTDILIRHFHLTYLHAGPQLVSSLIAQKYWILSSRSAIRHIIFKCVVCARHRATAPQPIMAELPSFRVRPCRPFSNVGVDFAGPFQVKESRRKNAKSVKCYLAVFVCTVIKSVHLEIVSDLSTDAFMASFNRFISRRGIPSNIYSDCGTNFQGTNRQLHEILTAAASRQTTLLPCKWHFNPPAAPHFGGIWEAAVKSAKYHLKRVIGVQTFTFEEMSTLSTQIEAILNSRPLTVLSSDPNDLRPLTPGDFLIGQPLVALPSRDFTSIPINRLTRWELIRQCTQSFWNRWSLEYLSSLQRRTKWTRQQPNVIVGDIVIINMPHKAPTYWPLGRVKEVHPGTDGIVRVATIQTADGIVKRPVVKLAVLPVSDDPSC from the coding sequence atgCCGCCGTCTGTGAATGATATCGAGCGTGCTGAACGCTCTCTAAAGCGTAGCATTGTAAAAAGAGATTGCACTGTTGAACAGTTTAGAACACTCATACAATTAAGTGAGAATATTGAATCTGATTCCGATCAAAAGACGCTTTTTCGGGTCCGATTTCGTGACCTCGACAGCCTATTAACCAATTTCCATGCCGATCAGGACGATATTCTTGATCAATTAATTATCCTATCGCGCGAGGAAGAATTTGTCAAGTCACATGCGCCTATTGAAGCAATTATATTGGACAGTTTTTATAGGGTGCAAGCTGTTGCTGCTGACCATCACTTAGATGCTGATCGAagtgttcaaaatatttcgtcACGCAGCACACGTAGCAATGTTCAATTACCGAAAATTCTATTGCCACAATTCAATGGTGATCTTCAGCAATGGTGTTCTTACCGTGACACGTTTACGTCTTTAGTTCATAACAACGATGATTTATCCGACATAGAAAGATTTCATTATCTATTATCATCTTTATCAGGTCAACCATTACCTGTTGTACGTTCGATACCCTTCACGGAGGTCAATTATATTGTCGCGTGGGAGGCATTACATACTCGTTTTGACAACAAAcgattattagttaattatcatCTAGACGCTATGTTTGCCTTTTGTCCGCTCACCAGTGAGTCAGTATCAGGTCTAAAACGGTTCTTAGACACTTTCCAACAGAACATTTCTGCTATAAAGGCACTAGGCGTGGACGATTTGGCtggttttcttttattttacatagCATCTCGGTGTCTAGACGCGCAGTCAAAACGTTTGTTTGAAGCGGAGCAACATACTAATGAGACTCCgactattgatattttattaaagtttgtCCACAATCGatgcaaaatattacaaaattctaCATCGACATTTTTACCCAAACAAACGGAATCAAGTAAAAAATTACATCATAAGTCTTCATTGTTCACGTCCAACATTCCCGACCAAGGACAACAAACATCTTGTACCATGTGTAAAGATTCTCATTTCTTATTTCAATGTTCTAAATTTAGTTCTCTACCAGTCCAACAGCGATTCAAAGTAGCACAGTCACGTCGTCTCTGCATGAACTGTTTGAGTGCTCATCACAAAACATCCACATGTCAATCAAAACACACGTGCCGCCATTGTGCTCAAAAGCATCATACGCTACTTCATCTCGATAAGTCATTAGTAAAACCCAAATCAATTGAATCGAGTCATGATAGTACAGTGTCCCAGTGTGCTGAAAACACTTCGCCCGGGAACTCATCGAATGCGGATGTCACCTTTTCAGGTACAACGTATACCTCCAGTACCGTTGTTCTTGGCACAGCAATTGTTCATATACGTAATGGCTTGGGTATCTCGGGGTCACAAATATCGGTCATTACGAACGCATGTGTCACCAGATTAGGCTTACCACGTAGACAATGTAAACATACTATTGTGGGATTGTCACATACACCCGTACGTGAAACAAAGGGTATGACTGCTTGTACCATAAAACCGGAGCTTTCCAATACTCCCCTCATCTCGTGTGAACCCGtaataatgtcaaaaattaCCGGGGCTATGCCCACCGTAAAATTAAACTCGTCTATTCGATTGATTTATAACGATATCCGTTTTGCTGATCCACAGTTTGATGTACCAGGTCCCATCGACTTTTTATTAGGTGCTGATATACACAGCATGATCCTAAAGGACGGTGGCGGAGTTATTCATACGGACGGCATACCGTCAGTGTATGAAACACTGATAGGATGGATTTTATCGGGTACGTCCGTGTCCAACGATACATCAAAACTTACATCACTTATGTTAACGACTGAACCGTCAATTGACCAATTGATGCAAAGTTTTTGGAGTATTGAAGAACCGTCTCCCCCTGCTGTACCGTTTACCGACGACGATATTTGCGAAGAAATATTCTCGCGTACGACGACACGTGAAGAAAATGGTCAGTATGTCGTTTCTTTTCCATTTCGGGTGAACCCCGCGGAATTGGGAGATTCGTATCACATGGCGCTATCGCGTTTTTACAATTTGGAACGAAAATTTCAACGTGATGCTAACCTATATGACGAATATCGGAAGTTTATGGTTGAATATGAAGAGTTGGGGCATATGAAACCCGCTACAAGTAAAGGTACGTACTTCATACCACATCATGCTGTGGTTAAGTATACCGGTGACCAATTAAAGTTAAGAGTGGTTTTCGACGCGTCCGCGCACTCTACTTCCCAATTGTCACTCAATGCCTTACTATACACCGGACCTAAATTGCAGACGGATATTGCTGAATTATTACTTCACAGTCGCCTACACCCGTATATGTTCACAGCCgatatatgtaaaatgtatcgGCAGATTTTGATTTCACAGCGCGATCGTCAATACCAACATATATTATGGCGTGATTCACCATCGAAGTCGTTATGTGAATATGAATTGTGTACCGTGACATACGGTGTGTCAGTATCGCCCTACCAGGCTATTCGCGTGTTACATCAACTTGAGGTAGACAATGGACAACAATATCCCGatgcaaaaaatatattgtctacTAAAACCTATGTCGATGATGTTATCACTGGCGCCGAGTCTATTTCAGAATTAGTCTTCGTCCAATCgcaacttaaaaaattattagctCACGGTGGATTTGTGTTAAAAAAGTGGGCGAGTAATTGTGCGGAAGTTTTACGATCCATTCCAGTTGAGGATCGAACAATCACATTGTCATTCGATCTCAAAGAGGAgtcatcaataaaaatattaggtcTTCATTGGGAACCCACGTCGGATGTATTTAGCTACCATACCACTGCATCAACAAATACGTACACTAAACGGTCAATATTGTCAACGATAGCAAAACTTTACGACCCGGTCGGTGCGCTCGCACCCATAACATTCTGGGCCAAGTGCTTTATGCAACAGTTATGGCAGCTTGGGTTACAATGGGACGACCCGTTACCGTGCGACCTCGTTGATAGTTGGCGAATGTTCTCGGACGAACTCCCGTtggtagaaaaaataaaaataccacgcTATCTTCCAATAAGTGACCTTTCTTCCGTCCAATTACTCGGGTTTTCAGATGCGTCAGAAAAAGGGTACGCGGCTGTAATTTATTTACGCATTGTCCATAAGGATAATCGTATTTCTGTTCATTTTCTGACGGCCAAATCAAAGGTTGCCCCCGTGAAAACGGGTAAATGTGACAGTGCGATAAGTATTCCACGACTGGAGTTATGCGGGGCACTTTTACTAGCCCAAACGATGCATCGCGTCAGTCCCATATTTATGCAATTACCAAACGTAACAAAACACGCATGGACAGATTCTACCGTGGTCCTGTCGTGGTTGACTACTACGCCAACCACATTCAAAATTTTTGTGTCTAATCGATTAGCAAAAATCGCTGACCTATTACCAAGTTGCCATTGGCACTATGTTTCATCAGGGCAAAATCCAGCGGATTGCGTTTCGCGTGGACTACTTCCTTCACAAGCAGTTTCAATGTCGTTATATTGGAACGGTCCAATATTTCTACAATCAGGTGAAAACACGTGGCCAATCGATACCTACGTAAAGTTGTCACCGTCATCATTGCCCgaagttaaaaatataggtgCAGAAATATCAGTGTTAACAACCTTATCTACACTCACAGACGACTGGGTTTCCCGATTTTCATCATTAGTCCGATTACAAAAAACAATCTCTTATGTCCGGCGGTTCATAAGGCTGCGTTTAAAGAGGTTGCCAACGCGTACAGGGACAATAACAAATACTGAACTTGATGAATCGTTAACGTGCGCTATTCGCTCAAcacaaactatttattttaaaggtttAGTTAAACTTATGCAGTCGAAAAATAAACCTATTGTGCCTAGATCCATTGCCCAATTGGTACCCTTCGTCGATACCGAGGGAGTCATTCGAGTGGGTGGTAGATTGCGGAATGCCGAAATTAACGTCCATCAACAATACCCAGTATTATTGCCGAAGAAATGCGCGTTAACTGATATTTTAATTCGGCATTTTCATCTCACGTATCTTCACGCGGGTCCGCAATTAGTGTCGTCACTGATTGCTCAAAAGTATTGGATTTTATCCAGCCGATCCGCTATACGCCATATCATATTCAAATGCGTCGTGTGTGCTCGACATCGAGCCACTGCGCCACAACCAATTATGGCCGAGTTACCGTCGTTCCGTGTCCGCCCGTGCCGTCCGTTCAGTAACGTCGGTGTCGATTTCGCTGGTCCATTCCAAGTAAAAGAATCTCGTCGTAAAAATGCTAAATCGGTAAAATGTTATCTTGCGGTATTTGTATGTACTGTTATTAAATCCGTACACCTAGAAATTGTATCAGATCTATCTACAGATGCTTTCATGGCTTCTTTCAATCGTTTCATTTCTCGTCGGGGTATTCCATCGAATATTTATTCGGACTGCGGGACCAATTTCCAAGGCACCAACCGACAACTACACGAAATATTAACGGCCGCAGCCAGTCGACAAACTACACTGTTGCCGTGTAAATGGCACTTCAACCCGCCCGCTGCTCCTCACTTTGGTGGTATTTGGGAGGCGGCAGTCAAATCTGCTAAATACCACTTAAAGCGGGTTATCGGTGTCCAAACGTTTACATTCGAAGAAATGTCTACACTATCCACGCAAATCGAGGCCATTCTTAATTCCAGACCTCTGACCGTTTTATCGTCCGACCCAAATGATTTACGACCACTTACACCGGGCGATTTTCTAATAGGACAACCGTTAGTAGCGTTACCATCCCGCGATTTTACATCAATACCGATAAATCGATTAACTCGGTGGGAATTGATCCGGCAATGCACCCAATCATTTTGGAATCGGTGGTCGTTGGAATATTTGTCTTCACTACAGCGACGTACAAAATGGACGCGACAACAACCAAATGTTATAGTTGGggacattgtaataataaatatgcctCATAAGGCACCAACGTATTGGCCTTTGGGACGTGTAAAAGAAGTCCATCCCGGTACCGACGGCATAGTCCGAGTGGCCACGATCCAAACAGCGGATGGAATAGTCAAGCGTCCAGTAGTAAAATTAGCCGTATTACCCGTCTCTGACGATCCTTCCTGTTAA